The region CCGACGGTCCGGAGCGCCTTGAGGTCGACGCCCAGGCCCAGCGCCGCCATGGAGATGACGGTGAGCAGCGTGGCCGTCGGCACGATGGCGCGCAGGATCGCATCGGGCACGAGGCCGATGGAGCGCAGCAAGGCGAGGCCGAGGAAACCGACGATGAACCAGGGCACGAGCCGGTTCCAAGCGAGGCTCGGTTTCGCATCCGCCGTGCCGCGTCCCGCCACGAGGGACAGGGCGATCACCACCGGCCCCAGCATCAGCACGCGCACGAGCTTCACCAGGGTCCCGAGCTGCGTGCTGACGAGGCCGAGCGGCACGGTCGCGGCCAGCACCTGAGGCACTGCATAGACGGTCAGGCCCGCAAGCACGCCGTATTGGGTCGCCGACAGGCCGAGCACGGGCACCAGCAGGGGCAGGGTGAGCACGACGATCACGCCGAGGACGGCCGTGAACGCGATGGAAGAGGCCACATCCTCCGGCTTGGCACCGATGACCGGCGCGACGGCGGCGATCGCCGAGTTGCCGCAGATGGAATTGCCGCAGGCGACCAGGATCGCCATGCGTCTCGGGAGCCCGAGCCAGCGCCCGAGCCCGTAGCTCGCCCCGATGGCGAGTGCCACCACGACGGCGATCCCGAGGATGAGTCCGAAACCCGCATCGAGCACGGCCTGGAAGCTGATCGATGCGCCGAGAAGCATCACGGCGAATTCAAGCAGGGTCTTGGCGGAAAAGCCGATGCCGGGCGCCCAGCGCTTGTCCGGCGTCCAGAAGGTTCTCACGACGGTGCCGATGAGGATCG is a window of Microvirga lotononidis DNA encoding:
- a CDS encoding YeiH family protein, producing the protein MIHPRIAQLAPGVVLCAAVAFAAMGLQAIEEHWTGRPWLEALVIAILIGTVVRTFWTPDKRWAPGIGFSAKTLLEFAVMLLGASISFQAVLDAGFGLILGIAVVVALAIGASYGLGRWLGLPRRMAILVACGNSICGNSAIAAVAPVIGAKPEDVASSIAFTAVLGVIVVLTLPLLVPVLGLSATQYGVLAGLTVYAVPQVLAATVPLGLVSTQLGTLVKLVRVLMLGPVVIALSLVAGRGTADAKPSLAWNRLVPWFIVGFLGLALLRSIGLVPDAILRAIVPTATLLTVISMAALGLGVDLKALRTVGARVTLAVTLSLLVLIAISLGLIRLLGIL